In Oncorhynchus tshawytscha isolate Ot180627B linkage group LG23, Otsh_v2.0, whole genome shotgun sequence, the following proteins share a genomic window:
- the LOC112222841 gene encoding disintegrin and metalloproteinase domain-containing protein 12 isoform X5 → MDTSQCHCATMFPSRALVTLVLLETVTFRGTQSNTLPSNRLGLPHDADLQEYLLAESHMNSNKTEMEKPQEKLSLLNATTVSSHSSLTSPEHHHGSRHGKPLERTRPFVVVDGHNRSLSEALQNGHPDKLQCGLQFGGSIYLLDLEKNHALLPKPPNVFYYLPNGTGVSLEESTVTHCYYHGSVRGFPQSRVALSTCSGLRGVVAINSTLSFELQPEEDHEEGAEESGGEEEGMHLLYSTRPLERGSVGGCGVSHIPVPPIHIPPQVPHRSKRDILSETKYIELVLVADHEEYLNYQKINKTIIYRMLDVANQVDWFYRPLSVRVALTGLEIWSDQDKIQVDKSPSDTLNRFLEWRTRELLPRLRHDNAQLIMGESFDGTTVGMASQSSMCSKDRSGGVNVDHLVSVLGVASTIAHELGHNLGMNHDTADRRCQCQNEPRLGGCIMEPSTGFMPGQLFSSCSARDLSLSLLHGGGMCLFNVPQPEKLLGGPRCGNLYVEKGEECDCGLLDECNDPCCNATTCKLVPGAQCSSDGICCDNCKLRTGGWMCRQPLGECDLPEHCTGASPYCPPNVFLQNGEPCEEGSSYCYSGVCASFNTQCQMLWGPNSTRAPSVCFSSVNKQGNKYGNCGQMPNGTYIPCPSKDVHCGRLQCQGGNDRPLLGTSAEILTTKVKFNYSDFVCRGTYFHLGDDVSDPAMVAQGTACGFGKACWNQRCQDVSLFGVDDCQSKCNGHGVCNSNKNCHCDVGWAPPDCRSTGHGGSVDSGPARAPRGSDPARVALLVIFLFVLPVVLLFLALRFPRCHRNLPCLGTTSLFHKGTGRQQSRGQCGP, encoded by the exons ATGGACACGAGCCAATGTCACTGCGCAACAATGTTTCCGTCTAGAGCTCTGGTAACATTGGTGCTACTCGAGACTGTTACATTTCGCGGTACTCAATCAAATACGTTACCTAGTAACCGTTTAGGATTGCCGCACGATGCCGATTTGCAGGAATATCTGCTGGCGGAAAGTCATATGAATTCAAATAAGACAGAAATGGAGAAGCCACAAGAGAAGCTGTCTCTTTTGAACGCAACAACAGTATCGTCCCACTCCTCACTTACAA gTCCAGAGCACCACCATGGTAGTAGGCACGGCAAGCCACTGGAGAGGACCAGGCCCTTTGTGGTAGTGGACGGACACAATAGAAGTCTGAGTGAGGCCTTGCAG AACGGTCACCCAGACAAGCTACAGTGTGGTCTTCAATTTGGAGGCAGCATCTATCTTTTGGACCTGGAGAAAAACCA tGCTCTCCTGCCCAAGCCCCCCAATGTCTTCTACTACCTCCCTAATGGCACTGGGGTTTCTTTAGAGGAGAGCACAGTG ACTCACTGCTACTACCACGGCTCAGTGAGGGGCTTCCCACAGTCCAGGGTGGCTCTCAGTACCTGCTCTGGACTCAG GGGTGTGGTGGCTATCAACTCCACCCTGAGCTTTGAGCTGCAGCCTGAGGAAGACCatgaggagggggcagaggagagtggaggggaggaggaggggatgcaCCTGCTCTACTCCACCAGACCTCTGGAGAGGGGTAGTGTTGGGGGCTGTGGGGTGTCCCATATACCTGTACCCCCCATCCACATCCCACCACAAGTCCCACACAGG AGTAAGAGGGACATTCTCTCAGAGACCAAGTACATAGAGCTTGTGCTTGTAGCTGATCACGAAGAG TACCTTAACTACCAGAAAATCAACAAGACTATCATCTATCGAATGCTGGATGTGGCCAACCAAGTAGACTGG tTCTACCGGCCGCTGAGTGTGCGTGTGGCTCTAACTGGGCTGGAGATCTGGAGTGACCAGGATAAGATCCAGGTTGACAAGAGTCCCTCAGACACCCTCAACCGCTTCCTGGAGTGGCGCACCAGAGAGCTGCTGCCCCGCCTGCGCCACGACAATGCTCAGCTCATTAT GGGGGAGTCATTTGATGGAACTACAGTGGGAATGGCATCTCAGTCTTCCATGTGCTCCAAGGACCGGTCAGGAGGGGTCAATGTG gatcacctggtcagtgtactgGGGGTGGCGTCCACCATTGCCCATGAGCTCGGGCACAATTTGGGCATGAATCATGACACGGCCGACCGGCGCTGCCAGTGTCAGAACGAGCCACGCCTGGGAGGCTGCATCATGGAGCCATCTACTGG GTTCATGCCAGGCCAGCTGTTCAGCAGCTGCAGTGCCAGAGACCTGTCCCTCAGCCTGCTCCACGGTGGGGGGATGTGCCTCTTCAACGTGCCCCAGCCTGAGAAACTGCTGGGGGGGCCACGCTGTGGAAACCTCTAcgtggagaagggagaggagtgtGACTGCGGCCTGCTGGAT GAGTGTAACGATCCTTGTTGCAACGCCACCACCTGTAAACTGGTTCCTGGGGCCCAGTGTTCCTCTGATGGCATCTGTTGTGACAACTGCAAG CTGCGTACAGGTGGATGGATGTGTCGGCAGCCCCTGGGGGAGTGTGACCTCCCAGAGCACTGCACCGGTGCCTCTCCCTACTGCCCCCCAAACGTGTTCCTGCAGAACGGCGAGCCCTGCGAGGAAGGCTCCTCCTACTGCTACAGCGGTGTCTGCGCCAGCTTCAACACACAGTGCCAGATGTTGTGGGGACCTA attccacaaggGCTCCGTCTGTCTGCTTTTCCTCCGTCAACAAACAGGGCAACAAATACGGCAACTGTGGCCAGATGCCAAACGGAACCTACATCCCCTGCCCTAGCAA AGATGTGCATTGTGGGAGGCTCCAGTGCCAGGGAGGCAACGACCGTCCGTTGCTAGGCACCAGCGCTGAGATCCTGACCACCAAAGTAAAATTTAACTACAGCGACTTTGTCTGCCGGGGAACCTACTTCCACCTTGGCGACGACGTCTCCGACCCTGCCATGGTGGCACAGGGCACCGCGTGTGGTTTTGGCAAG GCCTGTTGGAACCAGCGGTGTCAGGATGTGTCTTTGTTCGGCGTCGACGATTGTCAGAGCAAATGCAACGGACACGGG GTGTGCAACAGCAATAAGAACTGCCACTGTGACGTGGGTTGGGCTCCTCCAGACTGTAGGTCCACGGGCCATGGAGGCAGTGTGGACAGTGGCCCTGCAAGAGCACCTAGAG GATCCGACCCGGCACGTGTGGCCTTGCTGGTCATCTTCCTCTTCGTCCTGCCAGTGGTTCTCCTCTTCCTCGCCCTGCGTTTCCCCCGGTGTCACCGCAACCTGCCCTGTCTGGGCACTACCAGCCTATTCCACAAGGGCACCGGACGCCAACAGAGCCG GGGTCAGTGTGGCCCATAG
- the LOC112222841 gene encoding disintegrin and metalloproteinase domain-containing protein 15 isoform X4 has protein sequence MDTSQCHCATMFPSRALVTLVLLETVTFRGTQSNTLPSNRLGLPHDADLQEYLLAESHMNSNKTEMEKPQEKLSLLNATTVSSHSSLTSPEHHHGSRHGKPLERTRPFVVVDGHNRSLSEALQNGHPDKLQCGLQFGGSIYLLDLEKNHALLPKPPNVFYYLPNGTGVSLEESTVTHCYYHGSVRGFPQSRVALSTCSGLRGVVAINSTLSFELQPEEDHEEGAEESGGEEEGMHLLYSTRPLERGSVGGCGVSHIPVPPIHIPPQVPHRSKRDILSETKYIELVLVADHEEYLNYQKINKTIIYRMLDVANQVDWFYRPLSVRVALTGLEIWSDQDKIQVDKSPSDTLNRFLEWRTRELLPRLRHDNAQLIMGESFDGTTVGMASQSSMCSKDRSGGVNVDHLVSVLGVASTIAHELGHNLGMNHDTADRRCQCQNEPRLGGCIMEPSTGFMPGQLFSSCSARDLSLSLLHGGGMCLFNVPQPEKLLGGPRCGNLYVEKGEECDCGLLDECNDPCCNATTCKLVPGAQCSSDGICCDNCKLRTGGWMCRQPLGECDLPEHCTGASPYCPPNVFLQNGEPCEEGSSYCYSGVCASFNTQCQMLWGPNSTRAPSVCFSSVNKQGNKYGNCGQMPNGTYIPCPSKDVHCGRLQCQGGNDRPLLGTSAEILTTKVKFNYSDFVCRGTYFHLGDDVSDPAMVAQGTACGFGKACWNQRCQDVSLFGVDDCQSKCNGHGVCNSNKNCHCDVGWAPPDCRSTGHGGSVDSGPARAPRGSDPARVALLVIFLFVLPVVLLFLALRFPRCHRNLPCLGTTSLFHKGTGRQQSRTPATERVDARNGEQVQPLRYHWSRQSDIQMTPSPPSNKALVQPKKPPAPRKSLPSEPPSHPTHPGYIASGAPLQHGACITSVPPVGPPVAAVPSRRAPLPPVRTSQPRKPNSTPPV, from the exons ATGGACACGAGCCAATGTCACTGCGCAACAATGTTTCCGTCTAGAGCTCTGGTAACATTGGTGCTACTCGAGACTGTTACATTTCGCGGTACTCAATCAAATACGTTACCTAGTAACCGTTTAGGATTGCCGCACGATGCCGATTTGCAGGAATATCTGCTGGCGGAAAGTCATATGAATTCAAATAAGACAGAAATGGAGAAGCCACAAGAGAAGCTGTCTCTTTTGAACGCAACAACAGTATCGTCCCACTCCTCACTTACAA gTCCAGAGCACCACCATGGTAGTAGGCACGGCAAGCCACTGGAGAGGACCAGGCCCTTTGTGGTAGTGGACGGACACAATAGAAGTCTGAGTGAGGCCTTGCAG AACGGTCACCCAGACAAGCTACAGTGTGGTCTTCAATTTGGAGGCAGCATCTATCTTTTGGACCTGGAGAAAAACCA tGCTCTCCTGCCCAAGCCCCCCAATGTCTTCTACTACCTCCCTAATGGCACTGGGGTTTCTTTAGAGGAGAGCACAGTG ACTCACTGCTACTACCACGGCTCAGTGAGGGGCTTCCCACAGTCCAGGGTGGCTCTCAGTACCTGCTCTGGACTCAG GGGTGTGGTGGCTATCAACTCCACCCTGAGCTTTGAGCTGCAGCCTGAGGAAGACCatgaggagggggcagaggagagtggaggggaggaggaggggatgcaCCTGCTCTACTCCACCAGACCTCTGGAGAGGGGTAGTGTTGGGGGCTGTGGGGTGTCCCATATACCTGTACCCCCCATCCACATCCCACCACAAGTCCCACACAGG AGTAAGAGGGACATTCTCTCAGAGACCAAGTACATAGAGCTTGTGCTTGTAGCTGATCACGAAGAG TACCTTAACTACCAGAAAATCAACAAGACTATCATCTATCGAATGCTGGATGTGGCCAACCAAGTAGACTGG tTCTACCGGCCGCTGAGTGTGCGTGTGGCTCTAACTGGGCTGGAGATCTGGAGTGACCAGGATAAGATCCAGGTTGACAAGAGTCCCTCAGACACCCTCAACCGCTTCCTGGAGTGGCGCACCAGAGAGCTGCTGCCCCGCCTGCGCCACGACAATGCTCAGCTCATTAT GGGGGAGTCATTTGATGGAACTACAGTGGGAATGGCATCTCAGTCTTCCATGTGCTCCAAGGACCGGTCAGGAGGGGTCAATGTG gatcacctggtcagtgtactgGGGGTGGCGTCCACCATTGCCCATGAGCTCGGGCACAATTTGGGCATGAATCATGACACGGCCGACCGGCGCTGCCAGTGTCAGAACGAGCCACGCCTGGGAGGCTGCATCATGGAGCCATCTACTGG GTTCATGCCAGGCCAGCTGTTCAGCAGCTGCAGTGCCAGAGACCTGTCCCTCAGCCTGCTCCACGGTGGGGGGATGTGCCTCTTCAACGTGCCCCAGCCTGAGAAACTGCTGGGGGGGCCACGCTGTGGAAACCTCTAcgtggagaagggagaggagtgtGACTGCGGCCTGCTGGAT GAGTGTAACGATCCTTGTTGCAACGCCACCACCTGTAAACTGGTTCCTGGGGCCCAGTGTTCCTCTGATGGCATCTGTTGTGACAACTGCAAG CTGCGTACAGGTGGATGGATGTGTCGGCAGCCCCTGGGGGAGTGTGACCTCCCAGAGCACTGCACCGGTGCCTCTCCCTACTGCCCCCCAAACGTGTTCCTGCAGAACGGCGAGCCCTGCGAGGAAGGCTCCTCCTACTGCTACAGCGGTGTCTGCGCCAGCTTCAACACACAGTGCCAGATGTTGTGGGGACCTA attccacaaggGCTCCGTCTGTCTGCTTTTCCTCCGTCAACAAACAGGGCAACAAATACGGCAACTGTGGCCAGATGCCAAACGGAACCTACATCCCCTGCCCTAGCAA AGATGTGCATTGTGGGAGGCTCCAGTGCCAGGGAGGCAACGACCGTCCGTTGCTAGGCACCAGCGCTGAGATCCTGACCACCAAAGTAAAATTTAACTACAGCGACTTTGTCTGCCGGGGAACCTACTTCCACCTTGGCGACGACGTCTCCGACCCTGCCATGGTGGCACAGGGCACCGCGTGTGGTTTTGGCAAG GCCTGTTGGAACCAGCGGTGTCAGGATGTGTCTTTGTTCGGCGTCGACGATTGTCAGAGCAAATGCAACGGACACGGG GTGTGCAACAGCAATAAGAACTGCCACTGTGACGTGGGTTGGGCTCCTCCAGACTGTAGGTCCACGGGCCATGGAGGCAGTGTGGACAGTGGCCCTGCAAGAGCACCTAGAG GATCCGACCCGGCACGTGTGGCCTTGCTGGTCATCTTCCTCTTCGTCCTGCCAGTGGTTCTCCTCTTCCTCGCCCTGCGTTTCCCCCGGTGTCACCGCAACCTGCCCTGTCTGGGCACTACCAGCCTATTCCACAAGGGCACCGGACGCCAACAGAGCCG GACCCCGGCCACAGAGCGTGTGGATGCTCGTAACGGGGAGCAGGTCCAACCACTGAGGTACCACTGGAGCCGCCAGAGTGACATCCAAATGACCCCGTCTCCGCCTTCTAACAAG
- the LOC112222841 gene encoding disintegrin and metalloproteinase domain-containing protein 15 isoform X3 encodes MDTSQCHCATMFPSRALVTLVLLETVTFRGTQSNTLPSNRLGLPHDADLQEYLLAESHMNSNKTEMEKPQEKLSLLNATTVSSHSSLTSPEHHHGSRHGKPLERTRPFVVVDGHNRSLSEALQNGHPDKLQCGLQFGGSIYLLDLEKNHALLPKPPNVFYYLPNGTGVSLEESTVTHCYYHGSVRGFPQSRVALSTCSGLRGVVAINSTLSFELQPEEDHEEGAEESGGEEEGMHLLYSTRPLERGSVGGCGVSHIPVPPIHIPPQVPHRSKRDILSETKYIELVLVADHEEYLNYQKINKTIIYRMLDVANQVDWFYRPLSVRVALTGLEIWSDQDKIQVDKSPSDTLNRFLEWRTRELLPRLRHDNAQLIMGESFDGTTVGMASQSSMCSKDRSGGVNVDHLVSVLGVASTIAHELGHNLGMNHDTADRRCQCQNEPRLGGCIMEPSTGFMPGQLFSSCSARDLSLSLLHGGGMCLFNVPQPEKLLGGPRCGNLYVEKGEECDCGLLDECNDPCCNATTCKLVPGAQCSSDGICCDNCKLRTGGWMCRQPLGECDLPEHCTGASPYCPPNVFLQNGEPCEEGSSYCYSGVCASFNTQCQMLWGPNSTRAPSVCFSSVNKQGNKYGNCGQMPNGTYIPCPSKDVHCGRLQCQGGNDRPLLGTSAEILTTKVKFNYSDFVCRGTYFHLGDDVSDPAMVAQGTACGFGKACWNQRCQDVSLFGVDDCQSKCNGHGVCNSNKNCHCDVGWAPPDCRSTGHGGSVDSGPARAPRGSDPARVALLVIFLFVLPVVLLFLALRFPRCHRNLPCLGTTSLFHKGTGRQQSRTPATERVDARNGEQVQPLRYHWSRQSDIQMTPSPPSNKIQNRPAPPTKPLPPDPVLKQAQALVQPKKPPAPRKSLPSEPPSHPTHPGYIASGAPLQHGACITSVPPVGPPVAAVPSRRAPLPPVRTSQPRKPNSTPPV; translated from the exons ATGGACACGAGCCAATGTCACTGCGCAACAATGTTTCCGTCTAGAGCTCTGGTAACATTGGTGCTACTCGAGACTGTTACATTTCGCGGTACTCAATCAAATACGTTACCTAGTAACCGTTTAGGATTGCCGCACGATGCCGATTTGCAGGAATATCTGCTGGCGGAAAGTCATATGAATTCAAATAAGACAGAAATGGAGAAGCCACAAGAGAAGCTGTCTCTTTTGAACGCAACAACAGTATCGTCCCACTCCTCACTTACAA gTCCAGAGCACCACCATGGTAGTAGGCACGGCAAGCCACTGGAGAGGACCAGGCCCTTTGTGGTAGTGGACGGACACAATAGAAGTCTGAGTGAGGCCTTGCAG AACGGTCACCCAGACAAGCTACAGTGTGGTCTTCAATTTGGAGGCAGCATCTATCTTTTGGACCTGGAGAAAAACCA tGCTCTCCTGCCCAAGCCCCCCAATGTCTTCTACTACCTCCCTAATGGCACTGGGGTTTCTTTAGAGGAGAGCACAGTG ACTCACTGCTACTACCACGGCTCAGTGAGGGGCTTCCCACAGTCCAGGGTGGCTCTCAGTACCTGCTCTGGACTCAG GGGTGTGGTGGCTATCAACTCCACCCTGAGCTTTGAGCTGCAGCCTGAGGAAGACCatgaggagggggcagaggagagtggaggggaggaggaggggatgcaCCTGCTCTACTCCACCAGACCTCTGGAGAGGGGTAGTGTTGGGGGCTGTGGGGTGTCCCATATACCTGTACCCCCCATCCACATCCCACCACAAGTCCCACACAGG AGTAAGAGGGACATTCTCTCAGAGACCAAGTACATAGAGCTTGTGCTTGTAGCTGATCACGAAGAG TACCTTAACTACCAGAAAATCAACAAGACTATCATCTATCGAATGCTGGATGTGGCCAACCAAGTAGACTGG tTCTACCGGCCGCTGAGTGTGCGTGTGGCTCTAACTGGGCTGGAGATCTGGAGTGACCAGGATAAGATCCAGGTTGACAAGAGTCCCTCAGACACCCTCAACCGCTTCCTGGAGTGGCGCACCAGAGAGCTGCTGCCCCGCCTGCGCCACGACAATGCTCAGCTCATTAT GGGGGAGTCATTTGATGGAACTACAGTGGGAATGGCATCTCAGTCTTCCATGTGCTCCAAGGACCGGTCAGGAGGGGTCAATGTG gatcacctggtcagtgtactgGGGGTGGCGTCCACCATTGCCCATGAGCTCGGGCACAATTTGGGCATGAATCATGACACGGCCGACCGGCGCTGCCAGTGTCAGAACGAGCCACGCCTGGGAGGCTGCATCATGGAGCCATCTACTGG GTTCATGCCAGGCCAGCTGTTCAGCAGCTGCAGTGCCAGAGACCTGTCCCTCAGCCTGCTCCACGGTGGGGGGATGTGCCTCTTCAACGTGCCCCAGCCTGAGAAACTGCTGGGGGGGCCACGCTGTGGAAACCTCTAcgtggagaagggagaggagtgtGACTGCGGCCTGCTGGAT GAGTGTAACGATCCTTGTTGCAACGCCACCACCTGTAAACTGGTTCCTGGGGCCCAGTGTTCCTCTGATGGCATCTGTTGTGACAACTGCAAG CTGCGTACAGGTGGATGGATGTGTCGGCAGCCCCTGGGGGAGTGTGACCTCCCAGAGCACTGCACCGGTGCCTCTCCCTACTGCCCCCCAAACGTGTTCCTGCAGAACGGCGAGCCCTGCGAGGAAGGCTCCTCCTACTGCTACAGCGGTGTCTGCGCCAGCTTCAACACACAGTGCCAGATGTTGTGGGGACCTA attccacaaggGCTCCGTCTGTCTGCTTTTCCTCCGTCAACAAACAGGGCAACAAATACGGCAACTGTGGCCAGATGCCAAACGGAACCTACATCCCCTGCCCTAGCAA AGATGTGCATTGTGGGAGGCTCCAGTGCCAGGGAGGCAACGACCGTCCGTTGCTAGGCACCAGCGCTGAGATCCTGACCACCAAAGTAAAATTTAACTACAGCGACTTTGTCTGCCGGGGAACCTACTTCCACCTTGGCGACGACGTCTCCGACCCTGCCATGGTGGCACAGGGCACCGCGTGTGGTTTTGGCAAG GCCTGTTGGAACCAGCGGTGTCAGGATGTGTCTTTGTTCGGCGTCGACGATTGTCAGAGCAAATGCAACGGACACGGG GTGTGCAACAGCAATAAGAACTGCCACTGTGACGTGGGTTGGGCTCCTCCAGACTGTAGGTCCACGGGCCATGGAGGCAGTGTGGACAGTGGCCCTGCAAGAGCACCTAGAG GATCCGACCCGGCACGTGTGGCCTTGCTGGTCATCTTCCTCTTCGTCCTGCCAGTGGTTCTCCTCTTCCTCGCCCTGCGTTTCCCCCGGTGTCACCGCAACCTGCCCTGTCTGGGCACTACCAGCCTATTCCACAAGGGCACCGGACGCCAACAGAGCCG GACCCCGGCCACAGAGCGTGTGGATGCTCGTAACGGGGAGCAGGTCCAACCACTGAGGTACCACTGGAGCCGCCAGAGTGACATCCAAATGACCCCGTCTCCGCCTTCTAACAAG ATTCAGAACAGACCTGCTCCACCTACTAAGCCACTCCCTCCTGACCCTGTCTTAAAACAAGCCCAG